Proteins from a genomic interval of candidate division KSB1 bacterium:
- the aroE gene encoding shikimate dehydrogenase, translating into MPEHRVTAQTRSLGVVGYPVRHSLSPQLQRILFELLGIDACYHAFEVPEEALEPAIRGAAALGFVGLNVTVPHKERAARLCDDLSAEAQALGVVNTLAFRNGSILGTTTDPIGFLRPLEAQGFELQRKAVAVIGAGGAARAVAYACATAGARVIRIVNRSLHRATALVDTLAPLFPGVLLEAYPMRYEDLDRLLEADLIVNATSVGMWPEHGKSVLPEHVHLPRGALAYDLVYNPVRTLFLRQAERDGAATQGGLDMLIYQALGSLAFWFGREIPEDPDLIREVRHQLEKELPE; encoded by the coding sequence GTGCCTGAGCACAGAGTGACCGCCCAAACCCGTAGCCTGGGAGTGGTAGGCTATCCGGTGCGCCACTCCCTCTCGCCCCAGCTCCAGAGAATCTTGTTTGAGCTTCTGGGGATCGACGCTTGCTACCATGCCTTCGAGGTGCCCGAAGAAGCCCTTGAACCAGCCATTCGCGGCGCGGCGGCTCTGGGGTTTGTCGGACTCAATGTCACCGTGCCGCACAAGGAACGTGCCGCCCGTCTGTGCGACGACCTTTCCGCGGAAGCTCAAGCCCTCGGAGTGGTCAACACCCTTGCCTTCCGGAACGGGAGCATCCTGGGGACCACGACGGATCCGATTGGCTTCCTCCGTCCTCTGGAGGCCCAGGGCTTCGAGCTACAAAGGAAAGCCGTAGCCGTGATCGGAGCAGGCGGTGCGGCGCGAGCCGTTGCCTATGCCTGCGCGACGGCAGGTGCCCGTGTGATCCGGATTGTGAACCGAAGCCTCCATCGAGCTACGGCGCTTGTCGATACCCTGGCGCCCCTGTTTCCGGGCGTCCTTTTGGAAGCGTATCCCATGCGATACGAGGATCTGGATCGCCTCTTAGAGGCCGATCTCATCGTAAACGCGACGTCCGTCGGCATGTGGCCCGAGCATGGGAAGTCCGTGCTACCCGAGCACGTGCACTTGCCCCGAGGTGCACTGGCCTATGACCTCGTGTACAATCCTGTCCGCACCCTTTTTCTGCGGCAAGCCGAGCGGGACGGAGCAGCCACGCAGGGTGGCCTGGATATGCTGATCTACCAGGCCCTTGGATCCCTGGCCTTCTGGTTCGGTCGGGAAATCCCGGAGGACCCCGATCTGATCCGTGAGGTTAGGCACCAGCTCGAAAAGGAACTGCCGGAATAG